The Coffea arabica cultivar ET-39 chromosome 8e, Coffea Arabica ET-39 HiFi, whole genome shotgun sequence genome window below encodes:
- the LOC113704420 gene encoding uncharacterized protein codes for MFGSVCCPIEVLPTSSSALSVQTEFEKSSIENVIEDDNEGWTLVTRKRTCKPKIKKYIFSKSIHSTKPKVTMKRRNATKKQKGVATTLISSDFQLLQEVRQPVTLREFIPKGYLSDDTDNSTSSNVVKAENPQDTQIGTEFEKKLKVDDKPPVNCATTIIFDDDDLTIEFKTHNRPLFVSAYVREQKMNRILIDGGSAVNIMSVRAMKELGISSDELSQSRLMIQGFNQGGQRAIGLIRLELLIGELSSSALFHIIEAKTSYNMLLGRPWIHENEIIPSTLHQCFKYCRDGIVKKVTADDKPFTEAETHFADAKFYLHKEAKRKESVREESQDSKVPILRYTPKSKREEGQSSFIRNDTLNVPLTKIEPVKIEKVSLQGFVRPKEESAVEHYSLPTNRTQEGFDPNAYRFLAKAGYNPNEKNTLGKLPPEVTDEKTHGLTPTQKILKEKGYNVESSSMGLGYQPPSPVRIMIKRASCNYVNEEMEVTSRRRSVFDRLGNKPKRISVFDRLGPQPKNLKSPVYERLGSKKQEYQIAKEESITPIKKNGPRKRVSNFFMHYGDLFNVRIETIFEEPGQESLASCHHITISNPEKEEEDADDAPPELEQGVKNTVDELKEINLGTSDDSRPIYISSCMTPEEEKKYVDLLLEFRDVFAWNYSEMPGLDPRVAVHNLSVKRGTKPVKQTQRRFRPELIPLIENEINRLIEAGFIREVKYPTWISSIVPERKKNGQIRVCVDFRDLNEACPKDDFPLPITELTVDATTGHEALSFLDGSSGYNQIRMAPEDEELTAFRTPREFIAIK; via the coding sequence ATGTTTGGATCTGTGTGTTGCCCGATAGAAGTTCTACCCACATCAAGCAGTGCTCTGTCTGTACAAACGGAGTTTGAAAAATCGTCAATTGAAAATGTTATTGAAGATGACAACGAAGGATGGACTTTAGTCACTCGAAAGAGGActtgcaagccaaaaataaagaagtacATCTTTTCGAAAAGCATTCATTCGACAAAGCCGAAAGTGACGATGAAACGACGAAATGCgacaaagaaacaaaagggagtCGCCACAACACTAATTTCGTCAGATTTTCAGCTTCTTCAAGAGGTTCGACAGCCCGTGACATTGAGAGAATTTATACCCAAGGGGTATTTAAGTGACGATACTGATAATTCCACTTCTTCTAATGTCGTCAAAGCTGAAAATCCTCAAGACACACAAATTGGCactgaatttgagaaaaaactCAAAGTCGATGATAAACCACCGGTGAATTGTGCGACGACCATCATTTTTGATGATGACGATTTAACTATTGAGTTCAAGACCCACAATCGACCTTTGTTTGTTAGTGCATATGTTCGAGAACAAAAGATGAATCGGATACTCATTGATGGGGGATCTGCCGTCAATATCATGTCCGTACGTGCTATGAAAGAGTTAGGAATCTCAAGTGATGAACTCTCCCAGAGCCGCCTCATGATCCAAGGATTTAACCAAGGGGGGCAAAGAGCAATTGGTCTCATAAGGCTTGAATTGCTCATTGGTGAGCTGTCTTCAAGTGCGTTATTTCATATTATTGAAGCCAAAACCTCTTATAACATGCTCttgggaaggccctggattcacgagaatgaaattataccaTCTACTCTGCATCAATGTTTCAAGTATTGTCGAGACGGTATTGTTAAGAAAGTCACTGCCGACGACAAACCGTTCACGGAAGCCGAAACTCACTTTGCCGACGCCAAATTTTATCTTCacaaagaagcaaaaagaaaggaatcggTGAGGGAAGAAAGTCAAGATTCCAAAGTACCCATTTTGCGGTATACTCCAAAATCAAAGAGAGAAGAAGGTCAGTCTTCTTTTATCAGAAATGACACATTAAATGTTCCGCTCACCAAGATAGAGCCTGTCAAAATTGAGAAGGTGAGCTTGCAAGGGTTTGTCCGTCCCAAAGAAGAATCGGCAGTGGAACATTACTCGCTACCAACTAATCGGACTCAAGAAGGTTTTGATCCAAACGCCTATAGATTTCTTGCTAAGGCGGGTTATAACCCAAATGAGAAGAATACATTGGGCAAACTCCCTCCTGAAGTGACTGACGAGAAGACTCACGGATTGACACCTACGCAGAAAATATTGAAAGAAAAGGGTTATAATGTTGAAAGTTCATCGATGGGTCTTGGTTATCAACCGCCCTCTCCTGTTCGTATAATGATCAAAAGAGCGAGTTGTAACTATGTGAACGAAGAAATGGAGGTCACAAGCCGAAGGAGATCTGTGTTCGATAGGTTGGGAAATAAGCCAAAGCGTATTTCTGTGTTTGACAGACTGGGCCCGCAGCCGAAAAATTTGAAGTCGCCTGTCTATGAAAGATTAGGCAGTAAAAAGCAAGAGTACCAGATTGCCAAGGAAGAAAGTATTACTCCAATAAAGAAGAACGGACCAAGAAAGCGAGTCTCCAATTTCTTCATGCACTATGGagacttattcaatgtaagaatTGAAACCATTTTTGAGGAACCGGGTCAAGAAAGTTTGGCTTCCTGTCACCATATTACGATCAGTAATcccgaaaaagaagaagaagatgcagaCGACGCTCCCCCTGAACTTGAGCAAGGGGTAAAAAATACGGTCGATGAGCTAAAAGAGATTAACCTTGGCACAAGCGACGATTCTCGCCCAATTTACATAAGCTCTTGTATGActcctgaagaagaaaaaaagtatGTTGATTTGCTGCTCGAGTTCAGGGACGTCTTTGCTTGGAATTACTCAGAAATGCCTGGTTTGGATCCAAGGGTCGCCGTTCATAATTTGTCCGTCAAGCGGGGAACAAAACCTGTCAAGCAAACGCAAAGGCGCTTTCGGCCCGAATTGATTCCCCTGATAGAAAATGAGATAAATCGATTGATTGAAGCTGGATTTATACGAGAAGTAAAATATCCAACATGGATTTCAAGCATCGTccctgaaaggaaaaagaatgggcAAATTCGAGTTTGTGTTGACTTTCGAGATTTAAACGAGGCTTGCcccaaagatgattttcctctcCCCATCACAGAATTGACGGTAGATGCTACAACCGGACATGAAGCACTATCTTTTCTCGATGGATCGTCTGGCTACAATCAAATACGCATGGCGCCCGAGGATGAGGAGCTAACTGCCTTCCGCACCCCAAGGGAATTTATTGCTATAAAGTAA
- the LOC113704421 gene encoding uncharacterized protein At4g15970-like, producing MKVNQENEETKLENILNKAAMVTKTVIITTVNAAWTTPNSIFDLFLEGFRSGNQAQALLNHLVVGAMDQKAYTRCLELHPHCIALTTEGVDFSGKANFMSEDYLKIVWRKLEFQRTVLEMGYSFIFTDADILWFRDPFRRFYSDADFQIACDHFGFNSTDLNNSPNSGFIYVRSNNMTIQFYKFWCKSREAYPSKHDQDVLNMIKFDPFISKIGLKIRFLDTAYFGGICEPSKDLNVVCTMHANCCTSLETKAHGLQMMIDDWKIYMTKPGNRTKPHPWTSARYCSK from the exons ATGAAggttaatcaagaaaatgaagaaaccaAGTTGGAAAATATTCTGAACAAAGCAGCCATGGTGACCAAAACTGTTATAATAACCACAGTAAATGCAGCATGGACGACACCAAATTCAATCTTTGATCTCTTTCTTGAGGGTTTCAGAAGTGGGAATCAAGCACAAGCTCTGTTGAATCATTTAGTTGTTGGAGCTATGGACCAAAAAGCATATACTCGTTGCTTGGAGTTACACCCGCATTGTATTGCACTAACCACGGAGGGGGTTGATTTTTCTGGTAAGGCAAATTTTATGAGCGAAGATTATCTAAAGATTGTGTGGAGAAAGCTTGAGTTTCAACGCACGGTTCTTGAGATGGGATACAGCTTCATTTTCACG GATGCTGATATACTGTGGTTTCGAGATCCATTTCGAAGATTTTATTCAGATGCAGATTTCCAAATTGCATGCGATCATTTTGGGTTCAACTCTACTGACTTGAACAACTCACCAAATAGTGGTTTCATCTATGTTAGATCAAATAACATGACAATCCAATTTTATAAGTTCTGGTGCAAATCCAGAGAAGCATATCCATCGAAACATGATCAGGATGTGCTTAATatgatcaaatttgatcctttcATCAGCAAGATTGGgttgaaaatcagatttctggACACAGCCTATTTTGGAGGAATATGCGAGCCGAGTAAGGACCTTAATGTAGTTTGCACAATGCATGCAAATTGTTGTACAAGTCTAGAAACGAAAGCTCATGGCCTTCAAATGATGATTGATGACTGGAAAATATACATGACAAAGCCAGGGAATCGTACAAAACCACATCCTTGGACAAGTGCAAGATATTGTTCTAAATAA
- the LOC113704422 gene encoding uncharacterized protein At4g15970-like has product MIPSPSSHHDESIAEGDLSSPSFEHELDPKQGYNNISSSADSVPENPSSPADSVPRNLSSLVNQENEETKLQNILSKAATVTKTVIITTVNAAWTAPNSIFDLFLEGLRSGNQTQALLNHLVVGAMDQKAYSRCLELHPHCIALTTDGVDFSGKANFMSEDYLKIVWRKLEFQRTVLEMGYSIIFTDADILWFRDPFRRFYSDADFQIACDHFGFNSTDLNNSPNSGFIYVRSNNMTIQFYKFWCKSREAYPSKHDQDVLNMIKFDPFISKIGLKIRFLDTAYFGGICEPSKDLNVVCTMHANCCTSLETKAHGLQMMIDDWKIYMTKPGNRTKPHPWTSARYCSK; this is encoded by the exons ATGATTCCTTCTCCGTCTTCCCATCATGATGAATCTATTGCAGAAGGAGATTTGTCTTCCCCATCCTTTGAACATGAACTTGACCCGAAGCAAGGATATAATAATATATCTTCTTCAGCTGATTCTGTGCCTGAAAACCCATCTTCCCCAGCTGATTCAGTACCAAGAAACCTATCATCTTTG gttaatcaagaaaatgaagaaaccaAGTTGCAAAATATTTTGAGCAAAGCAGCAACGGTGACAAAAACAGTTATAATAACCACAGTAAATGCAGCATGGACAGCACCAAATTCAATCTTTGATCTCTTTCTTGAGGGTTTGAGAAGTGGGAATCAAACACAAGCTCTGTTGAATCATTTAGTTGTTGGAGCTATGGACCAAAAAGCATATTCTCGTTGCTTGGAGTTACACCCGCATTGTATTGCACTAACCACGGACGGGGTTGATTTTTCTGGTAAGGCAAATTTTATGAGCGAAGATTATCTAAAGATAGTGTGGAGAAAGCTTGAGTTTCAACGCACTGTTCTTGAGATGGGATACAGCATCATTTTCACG GATGCAGATATACTGTGGTTTCGAGATCCATTTCGAAGATTTTATTCAGATGCAGATTTCCAAATTGCATGCGATCATTTTGGGTTCAACTCTACTGACTTGAACAACTCACCAAATAGTGGTTTCATCTATGTTAGATCAAATAACATGACAATCCAATTTTATAAGTTCTGGTGCAAATCCAGAGAAGCATATCCATCGAAACATGATCAGGATGTGCTTAATatgatcaaatttgatcctttcATCAGCAAGATTGGgttgaaaatcagatttctggACACAGCCTATTTTGGAGGAATATGCGAGCCGAGTAAGGACCTTAATGTAGTTTGCACAATGCATGCAAATTGTTGTACAAGTCTAGAAACGAAAGCTCATGGCCTTCAAATGATGATTGATGACTGGAAAATATACATGACAAAGCCAGGGAATCGTACAAAACCACATCCTTGGACAAGTGCAAGATATTGTTCTAAATAA